A window from Betta splendens chromosome 1, fBetSpl5.4, whole genome shotgun sequence encodes these proteins:
- the ppp2r2ca gene encoding protein phosphatase 2, regulatory subunit B, gamma a: MGEDAESPKINHTFLRDYVTEADVISTVEFNQTGDLLATGDKGGRVVIFQRETDSKGELEDAGEAGDSGEYNVYSTFQSHEPDFDYLKSLEIEEKINKIKWLPQQNAAHFLLSTNDKTIKLWKVSERDKRPEGYNLKDEEGRIKDISTITSLQVPVLKPTDLMVEVRPRRVFANGHTYHVNSISVNSDGETYLSADDLRINMWHLGITDRSFNIVDIKPANMEDLTEVITAAEFHPHHCHLFVYSSSKGTLRLCDMRASALCDRHTKLFEEPEDPGNRSFFSEIISSVSDVKFSHSGRYLLTRDYLTAKVWDLNMDKGPVETYQVHEYLRSKLCSLYENDCIFDKFECVWNSSDSVIMTGAYNSFFRMFDRETGRGVTLEAWRESSKPRAVLRTRRIYTSGKRRRGDVGVDSLDFTKKILHMAWHPAENIIAIAATNNLYIFQDRVNAETQTQ, translated from the exons ATGGGCGAGGACGCTGAGAGTCCCAAAATCAACCACACCTTCCTGCGGGACTACGTGACTGAAG CTGATGTCATCTCTACGGTGGAGTTCAACCAGACGGGGGACCTGTTGGCCACAGGGGATAAAGGTGGCCGAGTGGTCATCTTCCAAAGGGAGACTGAT TCTAAAGGGGAGTTAGAGGACGCAGGGGAGGCGGGAGACTCTGGAGAGTACAATGTCTACAGTACGTTCCAGAGCCACGAGCCAGACTTCGACTACCTGAAGAGTCTGGAGATTGAGGAAAAAATCAACAAGATCAAATGGCTCCCGCAGCAGAACGCAGcacatttcctcctctccaccaATG ATAAGACCATTAAACTGTGGAAGGTAAGCGAGCGGGACAAGCGACCGGAGGGATACAACCTGAAAGATGAGGAGGGACGGATCAAGGACATCTCTACCATCACCTCCCTGCAG GTGCCCGTGTTGAAGCCCACAGATCTGATGGTGGAGGTCCGCCCCAGGCGGGTGTTCGCCAACGGACACACCTACCACGTCAACTCCATCTCCGTGAACAGCGACGGGGAGACCTACCTGTCGGCGGACGACCTCCGCATCAACATGTGGCACCTGGGCATCACAGACCGCAGCTTCA ATATCGTGGACATCAAACCCGCCAACATGGAAGATCTGACGGAGGTGATAACAGCGGCCGAGTTCCATCCCCACCACTGCCACTTATTCgtgtacagcagcagcaagggCACCCTGCGCCTCTGCGACATGAGAGCCTCGGCGCTCTGCGACCGACACACCAAGC TGTTCGAGGAGCCCGAGGACCCGGGGAACCGCTCCTTCTTCTCAGAGATCATCTCCTCCGTGTCTGACGTGAAGTTCAGCCACAGCGGACGCTACCTGCTGACCAGAGACTACCTCACCGCTAAGGTGTGGGACCTGAACATGGACAAGGGCCCCGTGGAGACGTACCAG GTCCACGAATACCTAAGAAGCAAGCTGTGCTCCCTCTACGAGAACGACTGCATCTTCGACAAGTTTGAATGTGTCTGGAACAGCTCCGACAG cGTCATCATGACGGGCGCCTACAACAGCTTCTTCCGCATGTTCGACAGGGAGACGGGCCGCGGCGTGACGCTGGAGGCGTGGCGGGAGAGCAGCAAGCCCCGGGCGGTCCTGCGCACCCGCCGCATCTACACCAGCGGCAAGCGTCGCCGCGGAGACGTGGGCGTCGACAGCCTGGACTTCACCAAGAAGATCCTGCACATGGCGTGGCACCCCGCTGAGAATATTATCGCCATCGCGGCCACCAACAACCTGTACATCTTCCAGGACCGCGTTAACGCTGAGACGCAGACACAGTGA
- the LOC114863100 gene encoding cGMP-specific 3',5'-cyclic phosphodiesterase-like has protein sequence MPCLHSDALESVEPAEPVEPGRAAPRSPRAAGTREPFRADAPSEPAVARGTRWFCPPTWRLRTETRNTLDEGFRNNKVQTWLDDNGDFGTTFSLRRASACLDARTHTSPLPRIPRSRSDHSDLSMKRHRRVTESHSTVSSSPGRLKPLSSSLSARDCLDRYSPDVLSGRSPCSPRSSRASRFSFSPRRPLSPRCTHSPDSPELLCATAAKTAVPGGCEGCPWATGLLGGGLSRVGSVAELCEGAAAHAGALLEAECCSLCLVEKDGGGRRSLEEVVGPTAPGPWSSRAHQELVKSIMGCVLATESTMNLSDLSEDQRFNVDQEQTSDFKRRGVLSLPIKSTRGKVLGVVVMIKGRSPEDSPLSVFTTMHEKVLSGHMDALGMFLDHLRLYESARQEAGRSQALLEMAQVLSKEHHSFEVLLTKMAATILPSTRAQYCTIFIPSERTSTEKISFSNVIHLECEEFGSSCQIYRREHDISDIDPSHALRTAATGRTLNAPGSGEGSTRSLICCPVRNGRSDDVIAVCQLMNKRSGEAFDGYDRRLLEDLAVYCGLALQYVQAVRITEQRRASIEVTQEVLAYHITAAEREIQALQEAPVPSAEALHILHFHFSGFGLPEELSTQATVRMFLDLGLVREFNIDYRTLCQWVLTVRRGYRNNVPYHNWSHALSTAQSMFAMLMATDELQAVFSRLEILALMIATLNHDLDHRGVNNSYIERTQQPLAQLYGHSSLENHHYSLCLFILNNTGSQILSGLSAEAHRAVLLMIKRAILSTDLTVYMERRKEFFSLTKKSRTNWRSEKQRDLLRSMLMTASDLSAVTKPWPEQKRIANLVAMEFFAQGDKEKEELNVKPIDIMNRENSKRLPYMQVEYIDDICCPLYKALSRLFDACSPLLNGCKTNREKWLQLAEKEQKENSESSVTLERNLQADERTDQLLT, from the exons ATGCCCTGCCTCCACTCCGACGCGCTGGAGTCCGTGGAGCCCGCGGAGCCCGTGGAGCccggccgcgcggcgccgcggtCGCCTCGTGCCGCAGGGACGCGCGAGCCGTTCCGCGCGGACGCTCCGAGCGAGCCGGCGGTCGCGCGAGGCACGCGTTGGTTCTGCCCCCCGACGTGGCGCCTCCGAACCGAGACGCGGAACACGCTGGACGAAGGTTTCAGGAACAACAAAGTGCAGACGTGGCTGGACGACAACGGCGATTTCGGGACGACGTTCTCTTTACGCAGAGCTTCAGC GTGCCTTGATGCccgcacacacacgtctccgCTGCCGCGGATCCCGCGGAGTCGCTCCGACCACTCTGACCTGTCCATGAAGCGTCATCGCCGTGTGACCGAGTCCCACTCGACCGTCTCATCCTCACCAGGCAGACTCAAACCCCTCTCCTCCAGTCTCAGCGCGCGCGACTGCTTGGATCGCTACAGTCCAGATGTTCTGAGCGGCCGCTCCCCGTGTTCCCCTCGCTCCTCTCGCGCCTCCCGCTTCTCCTTTTCGCCCCGTCGTCCCCTGTCGCCCCGTTGCACCCATTCCCCAGACTCGCCTGAACTTCTGTGCGCCACTGCTGCGAAGACCGCGGTTCCTGGCGGCTGCGAGGGATGCCCGTGGGCGACGGGGCTCctgggggggggtctcagcCGGGTGGGCTCCGTGGCGGAGCTCTGCGAGGGGGCCGCCGCGCACGCAGGGGCGCTGCTGGAGGCCGAGTGCTGCTCGCTCTGCCTGGTAGAGAAGGACGGCGGCGGAAGGAGGAGcctggaggaggtggtcggccccACGGCCCCGGGGCCCTGGAGCAGCCGTGCACACCAAGAGCTGGTGAAGAGCATAATGGGATGTGTACTGGCCACGGAGTCAACGATGAACCTGAGCGACCTATCGGAG GATCAGAGATTCAACGTTGATCAAGAGCAGACATCAGACTTTAAGAGGAGGGGTGTTTTGAGTTTGCCCATTAAAAGCACCAGGGGAAAG GTTCTGGGTGTGGTGGTAATGATCAAAGGGAGAAGTCCTGAAGACAGTCCACTTTCTGTTTTTACAACAATGCATGAGAAG GTTCTGTCAGGTCACATGGACGCGTTGGGGATGTTCCTGGACCACCTCCGGCTGTACGAGAGCGCGAGGCAGGAGGCCGGACGCAGCCAG GCCTTGCTGGAGATGGCGCAGGTGCTGTCGAAGGAGCACCACTCCTTCGAGGTTCTGCTGACCAAGATGGCCGCCACCATCTTGCCGTCCACGCGCGCTCAGTACTGCACCATCTTCATCCCCAGCGAGCGAACCTCCACTGAGAAG ATTTCATTCTCCAATGTAATTCACTTGGAGTGTGAGGAGTTCGGCTCAAGCTGCCAGATCTACAGAAG GGAGCATGACATCAGCGACATAGATCCATCGCATGCCCTTCGAACCGCGGCCACCGGGAGGACCCTGAACGCGCCGGGGAGCGGCGAGGGGTCAACGCGGAGCCTGATCTGCTGCCCCGTTAGAAACGGGAGGTCGGACGACGTCATCG CCGTGTGCCAGCTGATGAACAAACGCAGCGGCGAGGCCTTCGACGGCTACGACCGGCGCCTCCTGGAGGACCTGGCCGTGTACTGCGGCCTGGCGCTGCAGTACGTCCAGGCCGTGCGGATCACGGAGCAGCGGAGAGCCAGCATCGAGGTCACGCAGGAG GTGCTTGCCTACCACATCACGGCGGCGGAGCGGGAGATCCAGGCGCTGCAG GAGGCCCCCGTTCCCTCTGCCGAAGCGCTGCACATCTTGCACTTCCACTTCTCCGGCTTCGGCCTGCCGGAGGAGCTCAGCACGCAGGCCACCGTGCGCATGTTCCTGGACCTCGGTTTGGTGCGGGAGTTCAACATCGACTACAGG ACTCTGTGCCAGTGGGTCCTGACGGTGAGACGAGGCTACAGGAACAACGTGCCTTATCACAACTGGAGCCACGCCCTGAGCACGGCGCAGAGCATGTTCGCCATGCTCATGGCCACAGACGAACTGCAG GCTGTTTTTTCTCGCCTGGAGATCTTGGCACTGATGATAGCCACTCTGAATCATGATCTAGACCACAGAGGAGTGAATAACTCCTACATCGAAAG GACTCAGCAGCCTTTAGCTCAGCTCTATGGACACTCTTCTCTTGAGAATCACCACTACAGCTTGTGCCTCTTCATCTTAAACAACACC GGGAGTCAGATCCTCAGCGGTCTCTCAGCAGAAGCCCACAGAGCTGTGCTACTCATGATCAAAAGGGCCATTCTCTCCACTGACCTGACTGTCTACATGGA gaggaggaaagagttCTTTTCTCTCACCAAGAAAAGCAGAACGAACTGGAGGAGTGAGAAACAACGAGACCTGTTGAG GTCAATGCTGATGACAGCCAGTGACCTCTCTGCTGTCACAAAGCCTTGGCCCGAACAAAAACGT ATTGCCAACCTGGTTGCCATGGAGTTCTTTGCACAAGGGGACAAGGAAAAGGAGGAGCTTAATGTTAAGCCCATT GATATAATGAACAGGGAGAACAGCAAACGACTTCCATACATGCAGGTTGAATACATTGATGACATCTGCTGTCCACTGTACAAG GCTTTATCAAGACTGTTTGACGCCTGCTCCCCGCTGCTGAACGGCTGTAAGACAAACAGGGAGAAGTGGCTGCAACTTgctgaaaaagaacaaaaagaaaacagtgaaagcAGCGTAACCCTGGAAAGAAATTTGCAAGCAGATGAAAGGACAGATCAACTATTAACATGA
- the LOC114843940 gene encoding histone PARylation factor 1, producing the protein MCYNGARRYLILNRRRSSDQRNKRKKMTGRAKRKSKYTQSSATGNGEMKRTRLDPSKAVPVSEVDSEQRDEIARLYKLQMPEDLYHFWDFCRQLCPDDPRGALRDTLDLQLVGPFDILAGVHINAKNPQPNFHLHWRYYYDPPEFQTTLKGSEDSQYHIGYYRDTPESLPSFVGSSEAKKGCTISQMGDNLFAALFLYLLKKRKERSSKKAGEDALESLEAKLRDRAETLGYCLEQKTKDMKQRDKKVVTKTFHSAGIVVPVDKNDVGYRELPETDAGLRKICKAIAEAQNDEERVKAFGPLQEIITFVQFANDECDYGMGYELGLDLFCYGSHYFHKVIKQLLPMAYNLLKRNLFGEILESHLSNRSHDNLDQLSAQ; encoded by the exons ATGTGCTATAACGGAGCCCGGCGGTATCTGATTCTGAACCGTAGAAGAAGTAGCGACCAGAGAAACAAGAGGAAGAAAATGACAGGGCGcgcaaaaagaaaatcaaaatatACACAG TCATCAGCTACAGGTAATGGGGAGATGAAGAGAACCCGCCTGGATCCATCCAAAGCTGTGCCAGTGTCAGAGGTGGATTCAGAGCAACGTGATGAGATCGCGCGACTCTATAAGCTTCAAATGCCAGAAGACCTGTACCACTTCTGGGATTTCTGCAGGCAACTTTGTCCTGATGATCCCCGCG GTGCTCTGAGAGACACGTTGGACTTGCAGCTGGTTGGTCCTTTTGACATTCTGGCAGGAGTTCACATAAATGCAAAGAATCCTCAGCCTAACTTCCACCTTCACTGGAGGTATTATTATGACCCACCAGAGTTCCAGACCACCCTTAAAGGCAGTGAGGACAGCCAGTATCACATCGGCTACTACAG AGATACTCCAGAATCCCTTCCTTCATTTGTTGGGTCCAGTGAAGCTAAAAAGGGTTGTACTATATCGCAGATGGGGGACAATTTGTTTGCTGCGCTGTT CCTGTATCTATTaaagaagaggaaagagaggagcaGCAAGAAGGCAGGAGAAGATGCTTTGGAAAGCTTGGAGGCTAAGCTGAGGGACAGGGCAGAGACTCTGGGCTATTGTTTAGAGCAGAAGACCAAAGACATGAAGCAGCGGGACAAGAAG GTGGTCACCAAGACATTCCACAGTGCTGGGATTGTTGTGCCCGTAGACAAGAATGATGTGGGATACAGAGAACTACCAGAAACAGACG CCGGACTCAGAAAGATCTGCAAAGCCATCGCTGAAGCACAAAATGATGAGGAGCGCGTCAAAGCCTTTGGACCTCTCCAGGAGATCATCACATTTGTTCAGTTTGCCAATGATGAGTGTGACTACGGCATGGGTTATGAGCTAGGATTGGATCTGTTCTGTTATGGATCCCAT TATTTCCACAAGGTTATCAAGCAACTTCTGCCCATGGCCTATAACTTGCTGAAGAGAAACTTGTTTGGAGAAATCCTGGAGTCCCACCTTTCGAACCGTAGCCATGATAATCTGGACCAACTCTCTGCACAATAG